In Thioalkalivibrio paradoxus ARh 1, the following are encoded in one genomic region:
- a CDS encoding FkbM family methyltransferase has translation MVQHDWQTGFGILRSLVIYWRPGRQRSLRRLYRPFVPSGGLVFDIGAHLGDRSRAFAALGARVVALEPQPHLQRWLRRFAGSHPSVVVRPQAVGRAAGQMRLAVSRLHPTVSTLSADWQQGLGRRNRSFRRVSWDRVVPVEVTTLDALIAEYGVPDFCKIDVEGFEAEVLAGLSQPLPAVSLEFVSGAIDVTQACVHRLSELGTYAFNAIPGERREYVFPEWQPPAALSAWLDAGAGGIASGDLYARLQPEDPGNCPGHGA, from the coding sequence ATGGTACAGCACGACTGGCAGACCGGGTTCGGGATCCTTCGCTCGCTGGTGATCTACTGGCGACCTGGGCGGCAGCGTTCGTTGCGCCGTCTCTACCGGCCGTTCGTGCCGTCGGGCGGTCTGGTATTCGATATCGGCGCCCATCTCGGCGACCGCAGCCGCGCGTTCGCGGCTCTTGGGGCGCGCGTGGTCGCGCTGGAGCCGCAGCCGCATCTCCAGCGCTGGCTCAGGCGCTTCGCGGGTTCGCACCCGTCCGTTGTCGTTCGGCCGCAAGCGGTGGGCCGCGCTGCCGGGCAAATGCGGCTCGCGGTCAGCCGCCTGCACCCGACGGTATCGACGCTGTCGGCGGATTGGCAGCAAGGCCTCGGTCGTCGCAACCGCTCGTTCCGGCGCGTGTCCTGGGACCGGGTCGTCCCAGTCGAGGTCACGACTCTCGATGCCCTGATCGCCGAATACGGGGTGCCGGATTTCTGCAAGATCGACGTCGAAGGATTCGAGGCAGAGGTGCTGGCGGGTCTCAGTCAGCCCTTGCCCGCAGTATCGCTGGAGTTCGTTTCCGGTGCCATCGACGTCACCCAGGCCTGTGTGCACCGGCTTTCCGAGCTCGGTACCTATGCGTTCAACGCGATTCCTGGCGAGCGGCGCGAATACGTGTTTCCCGAGTGGCAGCCGCCGGCTGCGCTGTCGGCGTGGCTGGACGCCGGTGCAGGGGGCATCGCGTCCGGAGATCTTTATGCTCGGCTGCAGCCCGAGGATCCCGGCAACTGTCCCGGACACGGCGCTTGA
- a CDS encoding creatininase family protein, which produces MTPTGFPLWQQMTSPEIAAAVAQDPVVILPLAAIEQHGPQLPLSTDLDIGLGLLNAAAAALGDDVAVWVLPPLAVGTSMEHDGFPGTLSLEPETALAVIGQYGAAVAGNGVRRLLLWNSHGGNSQVMDLAALRLRRDHGLLVVKCSYFRLGYPDGIGLPESELRHGWHGGAVETAMMQHLAPDSVRPEPDRDSGSLGEQLERQFELLGPEGTASFAWLARDLHGSGVVGDARTANAALGARLVAYYGDALARVIRETRAFPLGALRTPAT; this is translated from the coding sequence ATGACGCCGACCGGATTTCCGCTCTGGCAGCAGATGACCAGCCCCGAGATCGCCGCGGCCGTCGCGCAGGATCCGGTCGTGATCCTGCCGTTGGCGGCGATCGAGCAGCATGGTCCGCAACTGCCGCTCTCGACCGATCTCGACATCGGGCTCGGGTTGCTGAATGCCGCGGCGGCCGCTCTCGGTGATGATGTGGCGGTCTGGGTTCTGCCGCCGTTGGCGGTCGGCACCAGCATGGAACACGATGGCTTCCCGGGAACGCTGAGTCTGGAACCCGAGACCGCGCTTGCGGTGATCGGGCAGTACGGGGCAGCCGTGGCCGGGAACGGGGTGCGCCGGCTGCTGCTCTGGAACAGCCATGGCGGCAATTCCCAGGTGATGGACCTCGCGGCGCTTCGGCTGCGCCGCGACCATGGCCTGCTGGTCGTCAAGTGCAGTTATTTCCGCCTCGGGTATCCGGACGGGATCGGCCTGCCCGAGTCCGAACTCCGGCACGGGTGGCACGGAGGGGCGGTCGAGACTGCGATGATGCAGCACCTCGCACCGGATTCGGTGCGGCCGGAACCCGATCGAGACTCCGGATCGCTTGGCGAACAGCTCGAGCGCCAGTTCGAGCTGCTGGGCCCGGAAGGGACGGCCTCGTTTGCCTGGCTCGCGCGCGATTTGCACGGTTCGGGTGTGGTGGGCGACGCGCGCACGGCCAACGCCGCTCTGGGTGCGCGGCTCGTCGCGTACTACGGCGATGCGCTCGCACGCGTGATCCGCGAAACCCGGGCGTTTCCGCTGGGTGCGTTGCGGACGCCGGCCACGTGA
- a CDS encoding RibD family protein has product MNTKSLEEAAWRAILDHVPGRAGQRVGPASASAHPESGTLWQIYSPLVASDWLVIAQLGQTLDGFIATRTGHSRYVTGPEDIRHLHRLRALVDAVVVGAGTVVADDPLLTVREVVGPNPVRVIVDPSGRVDPRARVFRNTDARTLWLRSAQRPMPAPVPPPVEVVALEEREQGGFAPVDILRLLAARGLSRVLVEGGGITVSRFLAAGVLDRLHVTVAPMVLGSGRASLTLPPVDRLDQALRLRCRHFLLGDDMLFDLELHS; this is encoded by the coding sequence ATGAACACCAAGTCGCTTGAAGAGGCCGCCTGGCGGGCGATCCTGGACCACGTGCCCGGGCGCGCGGGGCAGCGGGTCGGTCCCGCGAGTGCCAGTGCACATCCCGAATCCGGGACGCTATGGCAGATCTATTCTCCGCTGGTGGCCTCCGACTGGCTGGTGATCGCGCAGTTGGGACAGACCCTGGACGGATTTATCGCGACACGCACCGGGCATTCCCGATACGTGACTGGGCCCGAGGATATCCGCCACCTGCACCGGCTGCGGGCACTGGTGGATGCGGTGGTCGTCGGTGCCGGAACGGTCGTGGCGGACGATCCGCTACTGACTGTGCGGGAGGTGGTTGGACCGAACCCGGTACGAGTCATCGTGGATCCGTCCGGCCGCGTGGATCCGCGCGCCCGGGTATTCCGGAACACAGATGCTCGAACGCTGTGGCTGCGCAGTGCGCAGCGCCCGATGCCGGCGCCAGTACCGCCGCCGGTGGAGGTAGTCGCGCTGGAGGAACGGGAACAGGGTGGGTTTGCGCCCGTGGACATCCTGCGACTGCTGGCCGCGCGCGGGTTGTCGCGGGTGCTGGTCGAGGGCGGTGGCATCACCGTTTCGCGGTTTCTCGCAGCCGGGGTGCTCGACCGGCTGCATGTCACCGTGGCGCCGATGGTGCTGGGTTCCGGCCGGGCTTCCCTGACCCTGCCGCCTGTGGATCGCCTCGATCAGGCGCTGCGCCTGCGCTGCCGTCATTTCCTGCTTGGCGACGACATGCTGTTCGACCTCGAGCTGCATTCGTGA
- a CDS encoding class I SAM-dependent methyltransferase has translation MSGRFAAEWLSLREPADRRARSARLVAEVRRWSRGRDALNVVDLGAGTGANLRFLAPRLPVPQHWTLIDHDAALLARVHLPDPGPTVRRVCIDLQQWRDVLAKSGPPDLVTAAALLDLAGAAWVDGLVQGCRELGAAALFALSYDGRLHGSPPDPDDRAVRRAVNAHQQRDKGLGPALGPDAAAYAAARFRSAGFHVLTAQSPWDLGNDSEQLAGALIRGWMAAACEQVPADRDRYRAWAQRRERDVGSGRVRLRVGHLDLLALPPVAA, from the coding sequence GTGAGCGGCCGGTTCGCCGCAGAGTGGCTGTCCCTGCGCGAACCCGCGGACCGACGCGCACGCTCGGCCAGACTGGTCGCCGAAGTCCGGCGCTGGAGCCGGGGCCGCGACGCCCTGAACGTGGTGGATCTGGGAGCGGGTACCGGTGCCAATCTGCGTTTTCTCGCCCCACGGCTGCCGGTACCGCAGCACTGGACGCTGATCGACCACGACGCAGCGCTGCTCGCGCGGGTGCATCTCCCGGACCCAGGACCCACCGTGCGCCGCGTTTGCATCGACCTGCAGCAGTGGCGTGATGTGCTGGCCAAATCGGGGCCACCGGATCTCGTCACCGCCGCCGCGCTGCTGGATCTCGCTGGAGCGGCCTGGGTTGACGGTCTGGTTCAGGGCTGCCGCGAACTGGGCGCCGCGGCCCTGTTTGCGCTCAGCTACGACGGTCGCCTGCATGGGTCGCCGCCCGATCCCGACGACCGCGCGGTACGAAGGGCCGTGAACGCGCATCAGCAGCGCGACAAAGGCCTGGGCCCGGCACTGGGCCCCGATGCGGCGGCCTACGCCGCGGCACGCTTCAGGAGTGCCGGCTTCCACGTCTTGACGGCGCAGAGCCCCTGGGACCTCGGCAACGACAGCGAACAGCTGGCAGGCGCGCTGATCCGCGGCTGGATGGCGGCCGCCTGCGAGCAGGTTCCCGCCGATCGCGACCGCTACCGTGCATGGGCGCAGCGGCGGGAACGCGATGTCGGCTCCGGACGGGTTCGCCTTCGCGTCGGCCACCTGGATCTGCTGGCGCTGCCCCCGGTCGCGGCCTGA
- a CDS encoding glycosyltransferase family 4 protein — protein sequence MVPGRLDQRTGGYLYDARMADGLRALGWHIVVHSLGGRFPGPDPEAEQALSRLLAALPDRARVLIDGLALGGLPDPLAAHASRLQPIALVHHPLRDETGLSAARAAALEALERRALAHCRGVIVTSPHTARRLRDWIPDRIGIRCVLPGTATAITAAAPDPAAPPRILCVGAVTPRKGQDLLVRALATLRSIPWHCVIAGSLARHPNHVRQVREQIRTAGIADRVQLAGECTSARLNHLYRSSQLFALPSWHEGYGMAFAEAMAHGLPVIGTRAGAIPDTVPRQAGILVAPGDIEALIQALARLLQDPAARARLGQAGRHHARTLADWPAAAQQLASAVLELTRP from the coding sequence GTGGTTCCCGGCCGCCTGGACCAGCGGACCGGTGGCTACCTGTACGATGCACGCATGGCAGACGGGCTGCGTGCACTCGGCTGGCACATCGTCGTTCACAGCCTTGGCGGGCGTTTCCCCGGTCCGGACCCCGAGGCGGAACAGGCGCTATCCCGGCTCCTCGCGGCGCTGCCCGATCGCGCGCGGGTACTGATCGACGGACTGGCGCTCGGAGGTCTGCCCGACCCGCTGGCGGCGCACGCATCCAGGCTGCAACCGATTGCCCTGGTGCACCATCCGCTGCGCGACGAAACCGGATTGTCGGCCGCGCGCGCCGCAGCGTTGGAGGCGCTCGAGCGCCGCGCCCTTGCCCACTGCCGCGGCGTGATCGTCACCAGCCCTCATACCGCGCGCCGGCTGCGGGACTGGATACCGGACCGGATCGGTATCCGCTGTGTGCTTCCCGGAACCGCAACCGCGATCACTGCGGCGGCCCCGGATCCTGCCGCGCCCCCGCGCATCCTCTGCGTCGGCGCGGTAACCCCCCGCAAGGGCCAGGATCTTCTGGTGCGTGCGCTGGCCACGCTGCGCAGCATCCCCTGGCACTGTGTGATCGCCGGGAGTCTGGCGCGACATCCGAATCATGTGCGGCAGGTACGGGAACAGATCCGCACGGCCGGAATCGCCGATCGGGTGCAGCTCGCTGGGGAATGCACGTCCGCACGCCTCAACCATCTCTACCGTTCGTCCCAGCTGTTTGCGCTGCCCTCGTGGCATGAGGGCTACGGCATGGCCTTTGCCGAGGCGATGGCACATGGCCTGCCGGTGATCGGCACCCGCGCGGGCGCGATCCCGGATACGGTTCCGCGACAGGCCGGGATCCTGGTCGCCCCGGGCGACATCGAGGCGCTGATACAGGCCCTCGCCCGGCTCCTGCAGGATCCGGCAGCCCGCGCTCGTCTCGGCCAGGCCGGCCGGCACCATGCCCGTACGCTGGCCGACTGGCCGGCGGCCGCGCAACAACTGGCGTCTGCGGTGCTGGAGTTGACGCGACCGTGA
- a CDS encoding 6-pyruvoyl trahydropterin synthase family protein, which produces MYSVNVRDHFMIAHSFTGEAFGPAQRLHGATYVVDATFRRRELDADGVVVDIALATAQLSAVLAGMNYQNLDDHPEFEGHNTTTEFLAREIHQRLADAIQRGKLGPSAPGLDALCVTLHESHVAWASFEAPL; this is translated from the coding sequence ATGTACAGCGTGAACGTCCGTGACCATTTCATGATTGCCCACAGCTTCACCGGCGAGGCGTTCGGACCCGCGCAGCGGCTCCACGGCGCAACTTACGTCGTCGACGCGACTTTCCGCCGCCGGGAACTCGACGCCGACGGAGTGGTGGTCGACATCGCTCTGGCGACGGCCCAGCTGAGTGCAGTGCTGGCCGGGATGAACTATCAGAACCTGGACGATCACCCGGAGTTCGAGGGGCACAACACCACCACCGAGTTTCTGGCTCGCGAGATCCATCAGCGCCTTGCGGACGCGATCCAGCGTGGCAAGCTCGGCCCGTCCGCGCCGGGGCTCGACGCGCTCTGCGTCACGCTGCACGAATCCCACGTCGCCTGGGCCAGTTTCGAAGCGCCCCTTTGA
- a CDS encoding zinc-dependent alcohol dehydrogenase — MHSAPNTARAFWVLAPGRGELREEPLPDRKPGDVLVRALFSGVSRGTEALVFTGRVPASQQTAMRAPFQAGEFPGPVKYGYINVGRIEDGPAERIGQHVFCLYPHQDLYRVPGTAATPLPEGLPPERAVLAANMETAVNACWDAAPLAGDRILVIGGGVLGLLTAWLCSRVPGTEVTLVDTQPRRGPVAMALGLEFRDAPVDEMNADLVIHASGHPEGLVQALRAAAVEATVVELSWYGDRMVSLPLGEAFHSRRLTLRSSQVGRIPAARAPRWDHARRMRLALELLRDDRLDRLVTGEDIFADLPQVMARLAADPGDTLCHRVRYP; from the coding sequence ATGCACTCCGCCCCAAACACCGCAAGAGCCTTCTGGGTGCTCGCCCCCGGTCGCGGCGAACTGCGCGAGGAGCCGCTTCCGGATCGCAAGCCGGGCGACGTGCTGGTTCGCGCGCTCTTCTCCGGGGTCAGCCGTGGTACCGAGGCGCTGGTATTCACCGGACGCGTTCCCGCGAGTCAGCAAACCGCGATGCGGGCGCCGTTCCAGGCGGGCGAGTTTCCCGGCCCCGTCAAGTACGGCTACATCAACGTCGGGCGGATCGAGGACGGCCCGGCCGAACGTATCGGACAACACGTCTTCTGCCTGTACCCGCACCAAGATCTGTACCGGGTCCCGGGGACTGCGGCAACGCCGCTGCCCGAGGGACTGCCTCCGGAACGTGCCGTACTGGCCGCGAACATGGAGACTGCGGTCAATGCATGCTGGGACGCGGCTCCACTGGCCGGAGACCGCATCCTGGTGATCGGCGGCGGGGTTCTGGGGCTGTTGACCGCATGGCTCTGCAGCCGTGTTCCCGGAACCGAAGTCACGCTGGTGGATACCCAACCGCGGCGAGGCCCGGTTGCGATGGCCCTGGGCCTCGAGTTTCGGGACGCGCCGGTCGACGAGATGAACGCCGACCTGGTGATCCACGCCAGCGGGCATCCGGAGGGGCTGGTCCAGGCGCTGCGCGCGGCTGCTGTCGAGGCCACCGTGGTAGAGCTCAGCTGGTACGGCGACCGCATGGTATCCCTGCCACTCGGCGAGGCCTTTCATTCCCGGCGGCTGACGCTGCGCAGCAGTCAGGTCGGCCGGATCCCGGCCGCACGCGCCCCACGCTGGGATCATGCCCGACGGATGCGTCTGGCACTCGAGTTGCTGCGCGACGATCGCCTCGACCGGCTGGTGACCGGCGAGGACATCTTCGCGGATCTGCCACAGGTGATGGCGCGGCTCGCTGCGGATCCCGGCGATACGCTCTGCCACCGGGTGCGGTATCCATGA
- a CDS encoding CDP-alcohol phosphatidyltransferase family protein produces MTASTDHEFPATPWQRLPAQASVWRLQLAIGFLACWGIAALLVHVAGMPVAVVAYSLFAYALLAGGLLYRSPPAFLRQGPGAANGITLLRAALAIPISIVALHPGDWDAIVTIWLIGVSAMVVTLDAVDGAVARRTRRTSEFGARFDMEVDAWLILMLSLLVWRTGQAGAWVLLIGMLRYAFVAAGWYWTWLNKTLPPSRRRQSVCVLQSLALLAALVPMMSPMAASIVVLAALVLLSYSFAVDVLWLYRHADGARMR; encoded by the coding sequence ATGACCGCATCCACCGACCACGAGTTTCCAGCGACACCGTGGCAGAGGCTTCCCGCACAGGCGAGCGTCTGGCGCCTGCAGCTGGCGATCGGTTTCCTGGCCTGCTGGGGAATCGCGGCGCTGCTGGTGCACGTCGCGGGCATGCCGGTGGCGGTCGTTGCGTATTCGCTGTTTGCGTACGCGCTGCTGGCGGGCGGGCTGCTGTACCGCTCGCCGCCTGCCTTCCTGCGGCAGGGCCCGGGGGCGGCCAACGGCATCACGCTACTGCGTGCCGCGCTGGCTATACCGATCTCGATCGTGGCGCTGCATCCCGGCGACTGGGATGCGATCGTCACGATCTGGCTGATCGGCGTCTCGGCCATGGTCGTAACGCTGGACGCGGTCGATGGAGCTGTCGCCCGCCGGACCCGGCGCACGAGTGAATTCGGTGCCCGCTTCGATATGGAGGTGGACGCGTGGCTGATCCTGATGCTTTCCCTGCTCGTCTGGCGTACCGGGCAGGCTGGCGCCTGGGTATTGCTGATCGGCATGCTGCGCTACGCTTTTGTTGCAGCTGGCTGGTACTGGACCTGGCTGAACAAGACACTGCCGCCGAGTCGCCGCCGCCAGTCGGTCTGCGTGCTTCAGTCCCTGGCTCTACTGGCGGCCCTCGTGCCGATGATGTCTCCGATGGCCGCCAGCATCGTGGTTCTGGCGGCCTTGGTCTTGCTGAGCTACTCGTTCGCCGTCGATGTGCTGTGGCTGTACCGCCACGCCGACGGCGCCAGGATGCGGTAG
- a CDS encoding rhodanese-like domain-containing protein: MKILDRIRSWWPFGTVPETGAEELRELARSGRVQIVDVRTRMEFRRSRIPGARHLAITRFTRTGIQSLDLDAARPVVAVCLTAHRSVPAVRILRRQGYDARQLRAGMRAWWHAGLPCETGGP; encoded by the coding sequence ATGAAAATCCTCGACAGGATTCGCAGCTGGTGGCCTTTCGGAACCGTTCCTGAAACCGGGGCGGAGGAACTTCGCGAGCTGGCCAGAAGCGGGCGCGTCCAGATCGTCGACGTCCGCACCAGGATGGAATTCCGGCGTAGCCGAATTCCGGGGGCGCGGCATCTTGCGATCACGCGTTTCACCCGTACCGGCATCCAGTCCCTCGACCTCGATGCCGCGCGCCCGGTGGTCGCGGTGTGCCTGACGGCCCACCGTAGTGTCCCCGCGGTGCGCATCCTGCGCAGGCAGGGCTACGACGCCCGGCAGCTGCGTGCCGGCATGCGTGCCTGGTGGCACGCGGGGCTTCCCTGCGAAACCGGCGGACCGTGA
- a CDS encoding sulfur globule family protein, which produces MRKSLKVLAASALVLAFAAPMQSSAQWWGPGYGHGPYYGPGYGHGPYYGPGYGYGPGWGRGIGDWFGLGDMFGDFGFSMRGSGRGLGRGYGYGDGYGYHHPYYRGWGYAPYYGPAYGAPWAAPAPQQDESE; this is translated from the coding sequence ATGCGCAAGTCTCTGAAAGTTCTCGCAGCCTCCGCTCTCGTGCTGGCCTTTGCCGCGCCGATGCAGTCCAGCGCCCAGTGGTGGGGTCCGGGCTACGGCCATGGTCCGTACTACGGTCCCGGATACGGCCATGGTCCGTACTACGGTCCCGGATACGGCTACGGTCCGGGCTGGGGCCGTGGCATCGGTGACTGGTTCGGTCTGGGTGACATGTTCGGTGATTTCGGCTTCTCGATGCGTGGCAGTGGCCGCGGCCTGGGTCGCGGCTACGGCTATGGCGACGGCTATGGCTACCATCACCCCTACTACCGCGGCTGGGGCTACGCGCCGTACTACGGTCCGGCCTATGGCGCTCCTTGGGCCGCCCCCGCTCCGCAGCAGGACGAGTCCGAGTAA
- the rdgC gene encoding recombination-associated protein RdgC, with protein MWFRNLRLYRLAQPFTTSPEDLHQALQAAAFRPCGSLEPETVGWVPPLGRNATQLAHAGAGAILISARRETRLLPASVVNDTLAERVETLEAAEGRDIGRREKSTLREQIVHELLPRAFTRSSVTSAVVLPQDDWLLVDTASKARAEELLSLLRKALGSLPVAPPKVGADPSTLMTSWLAGAALPAGLALGDECELKEAGDDAGVVRVKRVDLLSDEIRTHLDAGRRVSRLALVFEDRMRFVLDDELNIRRLGFEDEVLEALDDVDSDDELARLDARFALLSLEVQRLLPQLIGWFGDAAMPESAAA; from the coding sequence ATGTGGTTCAGGAATCTCCGGCTGTACCGTCTTGCCCAGCCGTTCACGACCTCGCCCGAGGATTTGCACCAGGCGCTGCAGGCCGCCGCGTTTCGTCCCTGTGGCAGTCTGGAGCCGGAAACCGTCGGCTGGGTGCCGCCGCTGGGGCGTAACGCGACGCAGCTTGCTCATGCCGGCGCAGGAGCCATCCTGATTTCTGCCCGCAGGGAAACACGCCTGCTGCCCGCATCGGTGGTCAACGACACACTCGCAGAGCGGGTCGAGACGCTGGAGGCCGCCGAAGGGCGGGATATCGGACGCAGGGAGAAGAGCACGCTGCGCGAGCAGATCGTGCACGAACTGCTGCCCCGTGCGTTCACGCGGTCCAGCGTGACCTCGGCGGTGGTGCTGCCGCAGGACGACTGGTTGCTGGTGGATACGGCCAGCAAGGCCCGCGCCGAGGAACTGCTGAGCCTGCTGCGCAAGGCGTTGGGATCGCTGCCGGTGGCGCCGCCGAAAGTCGGTGCGGATCCGTCGACGCTGATGACGTCCTGGCTTGCCGGCGCCGCGTTGCCCGCCGGGCTGGCGCTGGGCGACGAGTGCGAACTGAAGGAGGCCGGAGACGATGCCGGCGTCGTCCGGGTCAAGCGGGTCGATCTGCTCTCGGACGAGATCCGTACCCACCTGGATGCCGGGCGCAGGGTGTCCCGTCTTGCGCTGGTGTTCGAGGATCGGATGCGTTTCGTGCTCGATGACGAGCTGAATATCCGCCGCCTGGGCTTCGAGGACGAGGTGCTCGAAGCGCTGGACGATGTCGACAGCGACGACGAACTGGCCCGGCTGGATGCGCGCTTCGCGCTGCTGAGCCTCGAGGTGCAGCGGCTGCTGCCGCAGCTCATCGGCTGGTTCGGCGACGCGGCGATGCCGGAGAGTGCTGCGGCCTGA
- a CDS encoding nucleotide pyrophosphohydrolase — MEWQELDDLKRRMRDFAERRDWDRFHAPKNLAMALAGEAGELLEHFQWLNEQQSAELDAATLAKVGSEIADIQIYLVRLADKLGVSIADAVENKIVVNERKYPVEKVYGSARKYTEYGPSE, encoded by the coding sequence GTGGAATGGCAGGAGCTGGACGATCTGAAGCGGCGGATGCGCGACTTCGCCGAGCGTCGCGACTGGGACCGCTTCCATGCCCCCAAGAACCTCGCGATGGCGCTCGCCGGAGAGGCCGGCGAGTTGCTCGAGCATTTCCAGTGGCTGAACGAGCAGCAAAGCGCCGAACTCGATGCAGCCACCCTGGCGAAGGTGGGCTCCGAGATCGCCGACATCCAGATCTATCTGGTCCGCCTCGCGGACAAGCTCGGTGTCAGCATCGCCGATGCGGTGGAAAACAAGATCGTGGTGAACGAACGAAAGTATCCGGTCGAGAAGGTCTACGGCAGCGCACGCAAATACACCGAATACGGTCCCTCGGAATAG
- a CDS encoding glycosyl transferase family protein gives MVQPTQYEEHPFAQYVRILGKGKNGTRPFTEQEAFDSMSMILAGQVEPVQLGAYMMLMRVKEETREELVGFVRAVRNAIRIPADAPKVDLDWSSYAGKRRVLPWYLLSTLLLAQNGITTFMHGASGHTNGRIYTRDVLGALGIAPSRSIEEACDRMARDHFAYLDIEFLCPRLHEIIELRPLMGLRSPVHTVARSINPFGAAYVMQGIFHPGYRPVHQEAAMLLGEANVAVIKGEGGEIERNPDSPCLVQRVREGVLEEEEWPAMFARRHTREDALDIGRLVRCWRGETEEEYGEAAVVGTAAIALHLMNRAPTPEAATALAREMWQARRRDRLPAAA, from the coding sequence ATGGTCCAGCCCACGCAGTACGAAGAACATCCGTTTGCGCAGTATGTGCGCATCCTCGGCAAGGGCAAGAACGGCACCCGCCCGTTCACCGAGCAGGAGGCATTCGACTCCATGAGCATGATCCTCGCGGGCCAGGTCGAACCCGTTCAGCTCGGCGCCTACATGATGCTGATGCGGGTCAAGGAGGAAACGCGCGAAGAACTGGTGGGCTTCGTGCGCGCCGTGCGCAATGCCATCCGGATCCCTGCCGACGCCCCGAAGGTCGATCTGGACTGGTCGTCGTATGCCGGCAAGCGCCGGGTGTTGCCCTGGTACCTGCTGTCCACACTGCTGCTGGCGCAGAACGGGATCACCACGTTCATGCACGGCGCCAGCGGGCATACCAATGGCCGGATCTATACCCGCGATGTGCTGGGCGCTCTCGGCATTGCCCCGTCGCGGTCGATCGAAGAGGCCTGCGACCGCATGGCGCGGGATCACTTCGCCTACCTCGACATCGAATTCCTCTGCCCCCGGCTGCACGAGATCATCGAGCTGCGGCCGCTGATGGGTCTGCGCTCGCCGGTGCACACGGTCGCGCGCAGCATCAACCCGTTCGGTGCAGCCTACGTGATGCAGGGAATCTTCCACCCCGGCTACCGGCCAGTGCACCAGGAGGCCGCAATGCTGCTGGGCGAGGCCAACGTCGCGGTCATCAAGGGCGAAGGCGGCGAAATCGAGCGCAATCCCGATTCGCCCTGCCTGGTACAGCGCGTGCGCGAAGGCGTGCTCGAAGAGGAGGAATGGCCGGCGATGTTCGCCCGGCGGCATACCCGGGAAGACGCGCTCGACATCGGTCGGCTGGTTCGATGCTGGCGCGGGGAGACCGAGGAGGAGTACGGCGAAGCCGCGGTGGTCGGCACCGCCGCGATTGCGCTGCATCTGATGAACCGCGCGCCCACGCCCGAGGCGGCGACCGCGCTGGCGCGCGAGATGTGGCAGGCACGCCGCCGCGACCGTCTGCCGGCTGCGGCCTGA